CGCGGAGCTCTCGGGCGTCGAGCAGCAGATGATGCAGGCGCAAAGCTCGCTGGTTGCGTTGCGGGCGCAACTCGGCAGCACGCCGCCCACGTTGCCGGGGGTGGCCGGGGCGGACAACGGGTCGGTGTCGTCGCAGGTCGCGTTGCTCCAGGCCCAGCTTGCCCAGGCCGCGGCACGCGGCTGGACCGACGCCCATCCCGATGTCGTCGCGCTCAAGGCACAGATCGCCCGGCTGCGGCCGCTGGCCGCCCGGGAAGGGCCGTCGGGTGCCGCCGGCATGCCCAATCCTGCCTACGTGTCGCTGCGCGGCATGCTGGCCGAGCGCGAGGCGCAGGTTCAGGCGACCTCCGTTCGCAAGGCGCAGCTCGATGCCGATCTCGCCCAGCTCTCCTCGAAGCAGGCGACCGAGCCGGGCGTCGCCGCCCAGCAGGCCCAGCTCAACCGCGATTACGACGTGCTGAAACGGCAATATGACAAATTGCTGGAGGATCGCGAGCAGGTCCGCCTGCGCAGCGACGTCCAGACCAAAACCGCGGCGATCAAGTTCAAGGTCATCGATCCGCCGTCCGCGCCGCGCATCCCGATCACGCCGAACCGGCCGATCCTGCTGACCGCGATCCTGTTCGCGGCGCTGGCAGCGGGCGTCGGCGGTGCCTTCGTCTGGGGGCAGCTGCAGACGACCTTCCCGACCCAAAGCCGGCTGGAGGCGATCACCGGCCTGCCGGTGCTCGGATCGATCAGCGAGGTAGTCACCGACGTGGTCAAGGCCAGGAGGCGGCAGCATCTGCTCTGGCTCGGTGGCGGGGCAGGGGCGCTGGCCGGAAGCTACGCGCTGCTGATGGCCGTCGAGTTCTGGCAGCGAAGCACGGTTGCGTGAGGGGCATGAAGATGAACGACCAGAGCCCCTTACGCGCAGGCGGTTCGCTCCTCGAGCGGGCGGCCGATCTTTACGGCTTCGGCCTCGGCACGCCGCCCTCGGCCCCGCATGAGGTCACGCAGCCTGCAGCACCGGCCGCGGTCGCGCCCGCGGCTCCGGCCGCGCCCTTACGCACACCTGCGCCCGAACCTCGCCCTGCACCGGCGGCGGCAACGGTGTCAGCGCGCGTTGCGGGGCGGGGAGGCAAGATCGATCCTGAAGCACTGGCGCGAGGCGGCTTCATTGCGCCGGATGCGCCGGGAAGCGCGCTGGCGGAGGAGTTCCGGATCGTCAAGCGGCAGCTGCTGCGCAACCTCGCCGGCAGCGACGACAAAGCCCGCAACATACTCGTCTGCTCGGCGCTGCCGAATGAGGGCAAGACCTTCTGCGCGATCAACCTCGCGCTGTCGCTCGCCGCCGAGAAGGATGTCGAGGTCCTGCTGATCGATGCGGATTTCCCCAAGCCTGAGGTGCTCGCATTGCTGGGTCTCGAGGCAGGGCCGGGCCTCACCGATGCCCTTGCCGATCCCGACGCCGATCCGGAGAGCTTCGTCGTCCGCACGGACCTGCGCGGCCTGTCGCTGCTTCCAGCCGGGCGTCCGGTCGGCGACGTGACCGAGCTCCTCGCGTCGGAGCGGACCCGGAGGCTTCTCGCCCGTCTGGCCGATCCGCGCCGGATCATCCTGTTCGATTCGCCGCCCGCCCTCATGGCGTCGCCGGCGACCGTGCTCGCCAGCCATGTCGGCCAGCTGCTGATGGTGGTGCGGGCCGATCAGACCAGCGAGGCCGATCTGCGCGAAGCGGTCGGGCTCCTTTCCGCCTGCGACCAAATCCGGCTGCTGCTCAACGGCACCGGCTTTGCCGTCAACGGCCGCCGCTTCGGCAGCTATTACGGATATGGCCAATGAAAATAGCCGAGAAAGCGTGGCTTAGAGGCCGAAGCTTGGCTTCGATCGCACTTGCTGCGGCGGTCGCGATCGCCGCCTCGGCAAGCGTCAGCGGTGCCGGCCGGACCAGCGTTCATCCTTATCTGCAGATCGAACAGGTGCTTACCGCCGATTTCAACGACGGCGATGTGCTGACCTATACCGGCGTCGGCGGCGGCGTCGAGGCAAGCTACGAGGGGCAGCGACTCACCGCCACGATCAGCTACGATTACCAGCGCCGGATCGGGTGGAATGGCGACGTCGCCGACGACGACAGCCATTCGGGCCTCGCCTCGGTCCATTTTGATGCCGTGCCCGGCGTGCTGGCGCTCGATGCCGGCGCGATGGCCGCACGGGCCTCGGCCGATCCGCGCCAGCCGGTGCCGAACTTCCGCACCGCCGACAACGGCGCCGCGGAGGTCTACAGCGTCTATGCCGGCCCGACCCTGTCGACCCATGCCGGCCCGCTCACCGTCAATGC
The nucleotide sequence above comes from Sphingosinicella sp. BN140058. Encoded proteins:
- a CDS encoding exopolysaccharide biosynthesis protein, which produces MNDQSPLRAGGSLLERAADLYGFGLGTPPSAPHEVTQPAAPAAVAPAAPAAPLRTPAPEPRPAPAAATVSARVAGRGGKIDPEALARGGFIAPDAPGSALAEEFRIVKRQLLRNLAGSDDKARNILVCSALPNEGKTFCAINLALSLAAEKDVEVLLIDADFPKPEVLALLGLEAGPGLTDALADPDADPESFVVRTDLRGLSLLPAGRPVGDVTELLASERTRRLLARLADPRRIILFDSPPALMASPATVLASHVGQLLMVVRADQTSEADLREAVGLLSACDQIRLLLNGTGFAVNGRRFGSYYGYGQ
- a CDS encoding XrtA system polysaccharide chain length determinant: MDGLYEQLRIALHQVWRRRWLALGVAWGLCLVGWLVVALIPNSYESKARVFVQLQSILPTQVGITAADRQNDITRIKQTLTSTDNLEKVVRRTELNNLVATKRDLAVQVDALRKAIKVTAQQDNLFEISATASISGFSNGQNAKLAAGIVQNLLDLFVEANLSGDRDEASESLTFLDEQLRRREQDLQAAEQRRVEFEQKYLGVLPGEGSIGSRMAAARAELSGVEQQMMQAQSSLVALRAQLGSTPPTLPGVAGADNGSVSSQVALLQAQLAQAAARGWTDAHPDVVALKAQIARLRPLAAREGPSGAAGMPNPAYVSLRGMLAEREAQVQATSVRKAQLDADLAQLSSKQATEPGVAAQQAQLNRDYDVLKRQYDKLLEDREQVRLRSDVQTKTAAIKFKVIDPPSAPRIPITPNRPILLTAILFAALAAGVGGAFVWGQLQTTFPTQSRLEAITGLPVLGSISEVVTDVVKARRRQHLLWLGGGAGALAGSYALLMAVEFWQRSTVA